A stretch of Bacillota bacterium DNA encodes these proteins:
- a CDS encoding DUF3231 family protein, producing MVVQIGNYHLGRAETAKQPKMDAGEIFLLWDMLVSRYDIIAKTQIHQNFAHDYDLKTLLSVGLSGTLEKQATLLENEMNTHRIPLPVRNPKSVNLPSHSEVLDDEFIYRDVFFGIQGFLDYHARVIRSITTNDKFRKQLIDMAIEELYLFDRLVKFGKLKGWLKVPPIYQSS from the coding sequence ATGGTGGTTCAGATAGGTAATTATCATTTAGGCAGAGCAGAAACTGCAAAACAACCCAAAATGGATGCTGGTGAAATTTTCTTGTTATGGGATATGCTTGTATCTCGCTACGATATAATTGCGAAAACCCAAATACATCAAAATTTCGCTCACGATTATGACCTTAAGACTTTGCTAAGCGTGGGGCTATCAGGTACCCTCGAAAAGCAGGCTACATTGTTAGAAAATGAAATGAATACTCATCGCATACCACTACCAGTAAGAAACCCCAAGAGTGTTAACTTACCTAGCCATAGTGAGGTATTAGACGATGAGTTCATATATAGAGATGTTTTCTTTGGTATACAGGGCTTCTTGGACTATCATGCCCGGGTTATTCGTTCAATAACAACTAATGATAAATTTAGAAAACAACTTATCGATATGGCTATTGAAGAGTTATACCTATTCGATAGGCTTGTTAAATTTGGTAAATTGAAGGGATGGCTTAAAGTTCCACCTATATATCAGTCATCGTAG